One window of the Colias croceus chromosome 5, ilColCroc2.1 genome contains the following:
- the LOC123691673 gene encoding ATP-dependent RNA helicase SUV3 homolog, mitochondrial yields the protein MYKGFSRIWTIYCTDRLQPCVTPFVTSVLNPRKGKLGSVGYVFKRTKKHDKGNPSALFVPVPVKPNPDDINIGEEFTGRLKKQDLLKILNKFYQKAEVRVLASENGLDDQLLHQAFLSFRRHCLEHDLPPDLHITISDILVGAGHVDDLFPYFLRHARLAFPHLDCLEDLKKISDLRTPANWYPQARNMNRKIVFHAGPTNSGKTYHAMERYLTAKSGVYCGPLKLLATEIYHKSNKRGTPCDLITGEERRHASQYSTLLDNDEEKVTETDEQPFLLDEPELTPSKHVACTVEMTSLNDSYEVAIIDEIQMIGDRGRGWAWTRAVLGLQADEIHLCGEAGAINLVEEICNTTGEEMEIRTYKRLTELKVEDSALGSLDNVKPGDCIVCFNKNDIYSVSRAIEQRGHEVAVIYGSLPPGTKLAQANKFNDPDSSCKVMVATDAIGLGINLSIRRIIFYSLIKPVVNEDGEKEMDVISISQALQIAGRAGRYGSAWETGYVTTFKAEDLPTLKTLLSKPPDPVMQAGLHPTSEQMELYAYHLPHASLSSLMDIFVHLCTVDDSLYFMCNTEAFKFLAEMIQHVPLPLRARYVFCCAPINNKLPFVCATFLKMVRQYSRNEPLTKNWLSNVVDWPLPAPKTIMDLVHLEAVFDVLELYLWLSYRFPDMFPDVKLVREMETELDAIIQQGIFQITRLLRNSDQALKDGSELEEVGRGKKKMSHGHSRGDDSKGKLSEMLVARGLITPQMLKKLQQELTSDKQDRSSRGKPNRNRRK from the exons atgtaCAAAGGCTTTTCAAGAATATGGACTATTTATTGTACTGATAGACTTCAACCTTGTGTTACACCTTTCGTCACCAGTGTTTTAAATCCACGAAAAGGAAAACTTGGAAGTGTAGGTTATGTTTTCAAAAGAACCAAGAAACATGATAAGGGTAATCCATCAGCTTTGTTTGTTCCTGTACCAGTTAAACCAAATCCAGACGATATCAATATAGGCGAAGAATTTACAGgaagattaaaaaaacaagacttgttaaaaatattgaataaattttatcagaaAGCTGAAGTAAGAGTGTTGGCATCTGAGAATGGGTTGGATGACCAGTTATTACATCAGGCATTCTTGTCGTTTCGAAGACATTGTTTGGAACATGATTTGCCACCAGATTTACACATAACTATAAGTGATATATTAGTAG GTGCTGGACATGTAGATgatttatttccatattttctAAGACACGCTAGGTTAGCATTTCCTCATCTAGACTGTTTAGaagatttaaagaaaatatcagATTTAAGAACCCCAGCCAATTg gTATCCTCAAGCTCGGAATATGAATAGGAAGATAGTATTTCACGCAGGTCCTACGAACTCTGGAAAGACTTACCATGCCATGGAAAGATACCTCACTGCCAAATCCGGGGTTTATTGTGGACCACTCAAATTATTAGCTACAGAAATATATCACAAATCAAATAAAAGG ggGACGCCATGTGACTTAATAACTGGTGAAGAGAGGCGACACGCGTCACAATATAGTACATTACTAGATAATGATGAAGAAAAAGTTACAGAAACTGATGAACAGCCATTTCTTCTCGATGAACCGGAACTCACTCCATCAAAACATGTTGCGTGTACAGTGGAAATGACATCATTGAATGACAGTT atGAAGTAGCAATCATAGATGAAATCCAAATGATTGGTGACAGAGGCAGAGGGTGGGCGTGGACGAGAGCTGTgttag gtTTACAAGCTGATGAAATTCATTTGTGTGGAGAGGCTGGTGCCATAAATTTAGTGGAAGAAATTTGCAATACTACTGGAGAAGAAATGGAG ATTCGTACATACAAAAGGTTGACGGAATTGAAAGTAGAGGATTCAGCGCTTGGCTCGTTGGATAATGTGAAACCCGGTGATTGTATCGTGTGTTTCAATAAGAACGACATTTACAGTGTAAGTCGTGCGATAGAACAGAG GGGACATGAAGTGGCGGTTATATACGGCAGTTTACCGCCAGGAACAAAATTGGCACAAGCAAATAAATTCAATGATCCTGACAGTTCATGTAAGGTTATGGTCGCTACGGATGCTATCGGCCTTGGTATCAATTT gaGTATAAGaaggataatattttattctctaaTAAAGCCAGTTGTAAATGAGGATGGTGAGAAGGAAATGGATGTAATCAGTATATCACAAGCTTTGCAAATAGcag GTCGAGCAGGTAGATACGGTAGTGCCTGGGAGACGGGTTATGTGACAACATTCAAAGCGGAAGACTTGCCAACACTAAAGACGCTATTGTCCAAACCGCCCGACCCAGTAATGCAAGCTGGCTTGCATCCAACCTCTGAACAGATGGAGTTGTACGCTTATCATTTGCCACATGCAAGTCTTAGTAGCTTAATG GACATATTCGTACACCTGTGCACGGTGGACGACTCGCTATACTTCATGTGCAACACGGAGGCGTTCAAGTTCCTAGCGGAGATGATACAGCACGTGCCGCTGCCGTTGCGTGCGAGATACGTGTTCTGTTGCGCGCCGATCAATAACAAACTGCCGTTCGTGTGCGCTACTTTCCTTaag ATGGTGCGGCAATACAGTCGCAACGAGCCGTTAACCAAAAACTGGTTGAGCAACGTAGTGGACTGGCCGCTACCAGCACCAAAGACGATCATGGATCTAGTGCATCTGGAAGCTGTTTTTGATGTTCTCGAGTTGTATTTGTGGCTTAG CTATAGATTCCCGGACATGTTCCCGGACGTGAAGCTCGTTCGCGAAATGGAGACGGAACTAGATGCCATCATACAGCAAGGGATCTTCCAAATTACCCG ATTACTACGAAACTCGGATCAAGCGCTCAAAGACGGTTCAGAGTTGGAGGAAGTCGGTAGAGGCAAAAAGAAAATGTCTCACGGACACTCGAGAGGTGATGACTCGAAGGGAAAGCTGTCAGAAATGCTTGTAGCTAGG GGCCTTATAACACCGCAGATGTTGAAAAAACTACAACAAGAATTAACGTCAGATAAACAAGACAGGAGTAGTCGAGGCAAACCTAACAGGAATAGAcggaaatga
- the LOC123691672 gene encoding eukaryotic translation initiation factor 5B isoform X1: MGKAKKGKKNQTAEDGDSDIETTTIENVKPAQTKGKKAVIASDESEDEKPKAKSKQRKSIDSDVKEVTKNIKNVSISNKSQKKKVDISSDEDSDEEVEVKSKKNKKKEEKSAFSLLQVESGESAPEAPPSSDDELPVQKSSKKPNQDKKEPAGKKGKKARRKKDESDEDIEKVLAELEMEYAGIKKEVAPEPEPNKVEEQPEEKTKPKKKTKKEAAPEVENDAQEKESDNENDITIKTAAQKKKEKKEREKLKKLEAKKNQQDKKEPAEAKAPAKPAEKVESKEDEVKETKAPSEEKEAEGDAPVEGKKKKKGDKGDKAEKDDKGKKGPTKKTIAAMQEALKKVKEEEERLKREEEERIKQEEERERQRLEAIRLEKERKERKKQKEKERKERLKAEGKLLTPKQKAEKARAQALLDSLKAQGIEIGSEKKPPRPGTRIKPAKLKTQMSQEAPATPQEEKKVEVEVTDKQEPPKPEEKKESDTESVKDAWDAESSEDEAPPPPKPEPAPAPETKKPTPVEQKPKEEDESSEEEGSSDDDSSSEEDSDDDQMTDAQKKRELILKRLEKRREDNEKNKVNNPLRAAVVCVLGHVDTGKTKILDKLRRTNVQDGEAGGITQQIGATNVPIENIKEQTKHVKGVNEIAFKLPGLLIIDTPGHESFSNLRNRGSSLCDIAILVVDIMHGLEPQTIESINLLKQKKTPFIVALNKIDRLYDWQSAQRKDVRDILKMQQPNTQLEFEKRCKDVILQFAEQGLNAALFYDNPDPRTYVSLVPTSAVTGEGMGNLLAMIVQACEGPLHKRLVFSQQLLAIVLEVKAIPGLGTTIDTILINGTLREGDTAILAGTDGPIVTQIRSLLMPQPMKELRVKNAYIEHKEVTGAQGVKIAAKELEKAIAGLNLLVAQKPDEVDVLKEEVARELKSALSSIKLSERGVYVQASTLGSLEALLEFLRTSKIPYSAIRIGPVVKRDVMKASAMLEHDSQYATILAFDVKIERDAQELADNLGVKIFAADIIYHLFDKFTAYREELKQKKREEFKHIAVFPCKLKVLPQFVFNSRDPIVAGVMVEGGILKEGTPICVPSKEFVELGIVTSIEINHKQVETARKGQEVCIKIEPIPGESPKMFGRHFDETDMLVSKISRASIDACKDYFRDDLIKTDWQLMVELKKLFQIL, from the exons ATGGGTAAAGCAAAAAAAGGCAAGAAGAACCAGACAGCTGAAGATGG tgACAGTGATATTGAAACTACTACCATCGAAAATGTGAAACCAGCTCAAACTAAGGGAAAGAA ggCAGTCATTGCATCTGATGAAAGTGAAGATGAAAAACCAAAAGCTAAATCAAAGCAAAGGAAATCTATTGATTCTGATGTAAAGGAAGTCacaaagaatattaaaaatgtatcaatATCAAATAAGTCTCAAAAGAAGAAAGTTGATATCAGTAGTGATG aaGATTCAGATGAAGAAGTAGAAGTTAAGtccaagaaaaataaaaagaaggaAGAGAAGAGTGCTTTCTCTTTATTACAAGTTGAATCTGGAGAATCTGCACCTGAGGCACCACCCTCTTCTGACGATGAATTACCAGTTCAAAAGTCTTCTAAGAAACCCAACCAGGATAAGAAAGAGCCTGCAGGAAAGAAAGGAAAAAAAGCAAGACGAAAAAAGGATGAAAGTGATGAAGACATTGAAAAGGTTCTCGCAGAACTTGAAATGGAATATGctggaataaaaaaagaagTAGCTCCTGAACCTGAACCTAATAAAGTAGAAGAACAACCTgaagaaaaaacaaaacctaaaaagaaaaccaaaaaagaaGCTGCACCTGAAGTTGAGAATGATGCCCAGGAAAAAGAAAGTGATAATGAAAATGACATTACTATCAAGACAGCTGCACagaagaaaaaagaaaagaaagaaagggAAAAGTTGAAAAAGCTTGAAGCTAAGAAGAATCAGCAAGATAAGAAAGAACCTGCAGAAGCAAAAGCACCTGCTAAACCTGCTGAAAAAGTTGAAAGCAAGGAAGATGAAGTAAAGGAAACCAAAGCACCTTCAGAAGAGAAAGAAGCTGAGGGAGATGCCCCTGTTGAAGGTAAGAAGAAGAAAAAGGGTGATAAAGGCGATAAGGCCGAAAAAGATGATAAGGGTAAAAAAGGTCCCACTAAAAAGACAATTGCTGCTATGCAAGAAGCATTGAAAAAGGTAAAAGAGGAGGAAGAACGTTTGAAACGTGAAGAGGAAGAAAGAATTAAACAAGAGGAAGAGAGAGAGCGACAAAGACTAGAAGCAATTAGGTTAGAGAAGGAAAGAAAGGAAAGGAAGAAGCAAAAGGAAAAGGAGAGAAAGGAAAGACTTAAGGCTGAAGGCAAACTGCTAACGCCTAAACAAAAAGCCGAAAAGGCAAGAGCTCAAGCTCTTCTGGATTCCTTGAAAGCTCAAGGTATTGAAATTGGTTCAGAGAAGAAACCACCAAGGCCAGGAACTAGGATTAAGCCTGCTAAACTGAAGACTCAAATGTCACAAGAAGCACCTGCTACTCCACAAGAAGAGAAAAAAGTGGAGGTGGAAGTCACTGATAAGCAA gAACCTCCAAAACCTGAAGAGAAGAAGGAATCTGATACAGAATCTGTAAAAGATGCATGGGATGCTGAATCCTCTGAAGATGAAGCTCCTCCACCGCCCAAACCAGAGCCAGCGCCTGCGCCAGAAACCAAGAAACCCACACCAGTTGAGCAGAAACCAAAAGAG gaaGATGAGAGCTCAGAAGAAGAGGGAAGTTCAGACGATGACTCGAGTTCTGAAGAGGATTCCGATGATGACCAAATGACTGATGCTCAAAAGAAACGGGAACTTATTCTTAAAAGATTGgag AAACGCCGCGAAGATAACGAAAAGAACAAAGTCAACAATCCGCTGCGTGCGGCCGTGGTGTGCGTACTCGGACACGTAGATACGGGCAAGACGAAAATATTGGACAAACTGAGACGGACAAACGTACAAGATGGGGAGGCTGGAGGTATCACTCAGCAGATTGGTGCTACTAATGTACCGATTGAGAATATTAAAGAGCAGACGAAACATGTTAAGGGG GTGAACGAAATAGCATTCAAGTTACCAGGGCTGCTGATCATTGACACACCTGGGCACGAGTCCTTCAGTAATTTGAGGAATAGAGGCTCTTCTCTTTGTGATATTGCTATTCTT GTTGTAGACATTATGCACGGGCTGGAACCCCAAACAATTGAGTCCATCAACttgttaaaacaaaagaaGACACCGTTCATAGTAGCGTTGAACAAAATCGATCGCTTATACGACTGGCAGAGCGCTCAGAGGAAAGACGTTAGGGATATCCTGAAGATGCAACAACCAAACACGCAGTTGGAGTTCGAGAAGCGATGCAAGGATGTTATTCTACAGTTTGCTGAACAG GGTCTAAACGCAGCGCTATTCTACGATAACCCAGACCCTCGCACATACGTGTCCCTAGTACCAACGTCTGCGGTGACCGGTGAGGGTATGGGCAACTTGCTGGCCATGATCGTGCAAGCCTGCGAAGGGCCCTTGCATAAGAGGCTTGTGTTTTCGCAGCAGCTACTTGCTATTGTGTTGGAG gTGAAAGCGATCCCCGGGCTAGGAACAACGATCGATACGATTCTTATAAACGGAACGTTACGCGAGGGTGACACGGCCATACTGGCGGGTACGGACGGTCCCATCGTTACGCAGATACGTTCGTTACTCATGCCGCAGCCCATGAAGGAGTTGCGTGTTAAG AACGCATACATAGAACACAAAGAAGTGACGGGAGCTCAAGGTGTCAAAATCGCAGCTAAAGAGCTGGAGAAAGCTATTGCAGGCTTGAATTTACTCGTCGCGCAGAAGCCAGACGAAGTTGATGTTTTGAA AGAAGAAGTGGCCCGCGAGCTGAAGTCCGCGCTGTCGTCCATCAAGCTGTCGGAGCGAGGCGTGTACGTGCAAGCGTCGACGCTCGGCTCGCTCGAAGCGCTGCTCGAGTTCCTTAGGACCAGCAAGATTCcc TACTCCGCAATCAGGATAGGGCCGGTAGTGAAGCGTGACGTCATGAAAGCGTCCGCCATGTTGGAACACGACTCGCAGTATGCAACTATATTGGCATTTGATGTTAAG ATCGAACGAGACGCACAAGAATTAGCTGACAATCTCGGTGTGAAGATATTCGCTGCGGATATTATTTACCACTTGTTCGACAAGTTCACTGCGTACAGAGAGGAACTGAAGCAGAAGAAACGGGAGGAGTTTAAACATATAGCCGTGTTCCCGTGCAAATTGaag GTGTTACCACAATTCGTGTTCAACTCTCGCGACCCGATCGTCGCGGGTGTGATGGTAGAAGGCGGCATTCTTAAGGAGGGCACTCCTATTTGCGTGCCTAGTAAAGAG TTCGTTGAACTCGGCATAGTGACGTCCATAGAGATAAACCACAAGCAAGTGGAAACAGCTCGCAAGGGGCAGGAGGTGTGCATCAAGATCGAGCCGATACCGGGCGAGTCGCCCAAGATGTTCGGTCGGCACTTCGACGAGACCGACATGCTCGTTAGCAAG
- the LOC123691672 gene encoding eukaryotic translation initiation factor 5B isoform X2, with translation MGKAKKGKKNQTAEDGDSDIETTTIENVKPAQTKGKKAVIASDESEDEKPKAKSKQRKSIDSDVKEVTKNIKNVSISNKSQKKKVDISSDDSDEEVEVKSKKNKKKEEKSAFSLLQVESGESAPEAPPSSDDELPVQKSSKKPNQDKKEPAGKKGKKARRKKDESDEDIEKVLAELEMEYAGIKKEVAPEPEPNKVEEQPEEKTKPKKKTKKEAAPEVENDAQEKESDNENDITIKTAAQKKKEKKEREKLKKLEAKKNQQDKKEPAEAKAPAKPAEKVESKEDEVKETKAPSEEKEAEGDAPVEGKKKKKGDKGDKAEKDDKGKKGPTKKTIAAMQEALKKVKEEEERLKREEEERIKQEEERERQRLEAIRLEKERKERKKQKEKERKERLKAEGKLLTPKQKAEKARAQALLDSLKAQGIEIGSEKKPPRPGTRIKPAKLKTQMSQEAPATPQEEKKVEVEVTDKQEPPKPEEKKESDTESVKDAWDAESSEDEAPPPPKPEPAPAPETKKPTPVEQKPKEEDESSEEEGSSDDDSSSEEDSDDDQMTDAQKKRELILKRLEKRREDNEKNKVNNPLRAAVVCVLGHVDTGKTKILDKLRRTNVQDGEAGGITQQIGATNVPIENIKEQTKHVKGVNEIAFKLPGLLIIDTPGHESFSNLRNRGSSLCDIAILVVDIMHGLEPQTIESINLLKQKKTPFIVALNKIDRLYDWQSAQRKDVRDILKMQQPNTQLEFEKRCKDVILQFAEQGLNAALFYDNPDPRTYVSLVPTSAVTGEGMGNLLAMIVQACEGPLHKRLVFSQQLLAIVLEVKAIPGLGTTIDTILINGTLREGDTAILAGTDGPIVTQIRSLLMPQPMKELRVKNAYIEHKEVTGAQGVKIAAKELEKAIAGLNLLVAQKPDEVDVLKEEVARELKSALSSIKLSERGVYVQASTLGSLEALLEFLRTSKIPYSAIRIGPVVKRDVMKASAMLEHDSQYATILAFDVKIERDAQELADNLGVKIFAADIIYHLFDKFTAYREELKQKKREEFKHIAVFPCKLKVLPQFVFNSRDPIVAGVMVEGGILKEGTPICVPSKEFVELGIVTSIEINHKQVETARKGQEVCIKIEPIPGESPKMFGRHFDETDMLVSKISRASIDACKDYFRDDLIKTDWQLMVELKKLFQIL, from the exons ATGGGTAAAGCAAAAAAAGGCAAGAAGAACCAGACAGCTGAAGATGG tgACAGTGATATTGAAACTACTACCATCGAAAATGTGAAACCAGCTCAAACTAAGGGAAAGAA ggCAGTCATTGCATCTGATGAAAGTGAAGATGAAAAACCAAAAGCTAAATCAAAGCAAAGGAAATCTATTGATTCTGATGTAAAGGAAGTCacaaagaatattaaaaatgtatcaatATCAAATAAGTCTCAAAAGAAGAAAGTTGATATCAGTAGTGATG ATTCAGATGAAGAAGTAGAAGTTAAGtccaagaaaaataaaaagaaggaAGAGAAGAGTGCTTTCTCTTTATTACAAGTTGAATCTGGAGAATCTGCACCTGAGGCACCACCCTCTTCTGACGATGAATTACCAGTTCAAAAGTCTTCTAAGAAACCCAACCAGGATAAGAAAGAGCCTGCAGGAAAGAAAGGAAAAAAAGCAAGACGAAAAAAGGATGAAAGTGATGAAGACATTGAAAAGGTTCTCGCAGAACTTGAAATGGAATATGctggaataaaaaaagaagTAGCTCCTGAACCTGAACCTAATAAAGTAGAAGAACAACCTgaagaaaaaacaaaacctaaaaagaaaaccaaaaaagaaGCTGCACCTGAAGTTGAGAATGATGCCCAGGAAAAAGAAAGTGATAATGAAAATGACATTACTATCAAGACAGCTGCACagaagaaaaaagaaaagaaagaaagggAAAAGTTGAAAAAGCTTGAAGCTAAGAAGAATCAGCAAGATAAGAAAGAACCTGCAGAAGCAAAAGCACCTGCTAAACCTGCTGAAAAAGTTGAAAGCAAGGAAGATGAAGTAAAGGAAACCAAAGCACCTTCAGAAGAGAAAGAAGCTGAGGGAGATGCCCCTGTTGAAGGTAAGAAGAAGAAAAAGGGTGATAAAGGCGATAAGGCCGAAAAAGATGATAAGGGTAAAAAAGGTCCCACTAAAAAGACAATTGCTGCTATGCAAGAAGCATTGAAAAAGGTAAAAGAGGAGGAAGAACGTTTGAAACGTGAAGAGGAAGAAAGAATTAAACAAGAGGAAGAGAGAGAGCGACAAAGACTAGAAGCAATTAGGTTAGAGAAGGAAAGAAAGGAAAGGAAGAAGCAAAAGGAAAAGGAGAGAAAGGAAAGACTTAAGGCTGAAGGCAAACTGCTAACGCCTAAACAAAAAGCCGAAAAGGCAAGAGCTCAAGCTCTTCTGGATTCCTTGAAAGCTCAAGGTATTGAAATTGGTTCAGAGAAGAAACCACCAAGGCCAGGAACTAGGATTAAGCCTGCTAAACTGAAGACTCAAATGTCACAAGAAGCACCTGCTACTCCACAAGAAGAGAAAAAAGTGGAGGTGGAAGTCACTGATAAGCAA gAACCTCCAAAACCTGAAGAGAAGAAGGAATCTGATACAGAATCTGTAAAAGATGCATGGGATGCTGAATCCTCTGAAGATGAAGCTCCTCCACCGCCCAAACCAGAGCCAGCGCCTGCGCCAGAAACCAAGAAACCCACACCAGTTGAGCAGAAACCAAAAGAG gaaGATGAGAGCTCAGAAGAAGAGGGAAGTTCAGACGATGACTCGAGTTCTGAAGAGGATTCCGATGATGACCAAATGACTGATGCTCAAAAGAAACGGGAACTTATTCTTAAAAGATTGgag AAACGCCGCGAAGATAACGAAAAGAACAAAGTCAACAATCCGCTGCGTGCGGCCGTGGTGTGCGTACTCGGACACGTAGATACGGGCAAGACGAAAATATTGGACAAACTGAGACGGACAAACGTACAAGATGGGGAGGCTGGAGGTATCACTCAGCAGATTGGTGCTACTAATGTACCGATTGAGAATATTAAAGAGCAGACGAAACATGTTAAGGGG GTGAACGAAATAGCATTCAAGTTACCAGGGCTGCTGATCATTGACACACCTGGGCACGAGTCCTTCAGTAATTTGAGGAATAGAGGCTCTTCTCTTTGTGATATTGCTATTCTT GTTGTAGACATTATGCACGGGCTGGAACCCCAAACAATTGAGTCCATCAACttgttaaaacaaaagaaGACACCGTTCATAGTAGCGTTGAACAAAATCGATCGCTTATACGACTGGCAGAGCGCTCAGAGGAAAGACGTTAGGGATATCCTGAAGATGCAACAACCAAACACGCAGTTGGAGTTCGAGAAGCGATGCAAGGATGTTATTCTACAGTTTGCTGAACAG GGTCTAAACGCAGCGCTATTCTACGATAACCCAGACCCTCGCACATACGTGTCCCTAGTACCAACGTCTGCGGTGACCGGTGAGGGTATGGGCAACTTGCTGGCCATGATCGTGCAAGCCTGCGAAGGGCCCTTGCATAAGAGGCTTGTGTTTTCGCAGCAGCTACTTGCTATTGTGTTGGAG gTGAAAGCGATCCCCGGGCTAGGAACAACGATCGATACGATTCTTATAAACGGAACGTTACGCGAGGGTGACACGGCCATACTGGCGGGTACGGACGGTCCCATCGTTACGCAGATACGTTCGTTACTCATGCCGCAGCCCATGAAGGAGTTGCGTGTTAAG AACGCATACATAGAACACAAAGAAGTGACGGGAGCTCAAGGTGTCAAAATCGCAGCTAAAGAGCTGGAGAAAGCTATTGCAGGCTTGAATTTACTCGTCGCGCAGAAGCCAGACGAAGTTGATGTTTTGAA AGAAGAAGTGGCCCGCGAGCTGAAGTCCGCGCTGTCGTCCATCAAGCTGTCGGAGCGAGGCGTGTACGTGCAAGCGTCGACGCTCGGCTCGCTCGAAGCGCTGCTCGAGTTCCTTAGGACCAGCAAGATTCcc TACTCCGCAATCAGGATAGGGCCGGTAGTGAAGCGTGACGTCATGAAAGCGTCCGCCATGTTGGAACACGACTCGCAGTATGCAACTATATTGGCATTTGATGTTAAG ATCGAACGAGACGCACAAGAATTAGCTGACAATCTCGGTGTGAAGATATTCGCTGCGGATATTATTTACCACTTGTTCGACAAGTTCACTGCGTACAGAGAGGAACTGAAGCAGAAGAAACGGGAGGAGTTTAAACATATAGCCGTGTTCCCGTGCAAATTGaag GTGTTACCACAATTCGTGTTCAACTCTCGCGACCCGATCGTCGCGGGTGTGATGGTAGAAGGCGGCATTCTTAAGGAGGGCACTCCTATTTGCGTGCCTAGTAAAGAG TTCGTTGAACTCGGCATAGTGACGTCCATAGAGATAAACCACAAGCAAGTGGAAACAGCTCGCAAGGGGCAGGAGGTGTGCATCAAGATCGAGCCGATACCGGGCGAGTCGCCCAAGATGTTCGGTCGGCACTTCGACGAGACCGACATGCTCGTTAGCAAG